The DNA region CAGATCAGTGACTAGAGTACCCTCAACTTTAAGAGAGCCGCTTTGGCAGCATTCTGCTCAGCATCTTTAACTCTATATCCCTCGCCTAGACCAAAAATCCTATTACCTACCTTAACCTGATACTGAAACAAAATTTTACCATCTTCACATCTATACCGCTTTTTCTCTAGATATCTAATATTTCcttcatataattttttatttgcacCAATGTATTCATTAAATAGAGTTTTACAATCCACAAAAATCTCCAAAATGCCCTCTTCATAAGCCCGAATAAGAGTCTCATAAACCACCTTCCTGGCCACCTCCAGTCCCATAGAAGAATAAATAGCACCTATCATTGCTTCATAAACATCTTCAGACATAGAAGTAGTCACCTCACACCCTTTTGTAAACACGTAATTCTCGATTCCCAACTCCTTCGCAATAAAACTAATGCTTCTTCCGGAAATCAACACCTTTTTTATCCTATTCAATTCCGacaaagaatattttttcctATACAGATGATCTGCCGCCACCAAAGAGATGACAGAATCCCCAAGAGTCTCAAGTGTTTCGTAATGTTGGGCACTAGAATTAACAACCAAGTATGATTTATGCGTAAAGGCCGCTATAAAAATATCCCCACTTCGTTGTCATACGGACTCAAAATCCCCACATCCACATAACCTACCAAGGAACTCTTTTAAAATCAATACTCTGGATTGCATGTTCTAATCACAGCACATCAACTCTCGCTTGAAACCACGATATAGTCAATACAAGGCCAATTCTATCAATTGAATAAACAGCACTCGGGAAAAGTTTGACTGCGATCTAAACCCCTTTCCTGTCAAAACCTACGAACTTCTACTTTTCATCCTGTGTTGCTTTGCCTATCCACTATTTAGAGTAATCCAAATACACGAATTCACAGCCTGACAAAAGGTATATCCCCTAAACGACAAGACCTTCTGAACCCTATTCTGAAGCTGCATAATACACGCCCCTCTACTCATATATCTAACCCTCAAATACTACAGCTCCAACGTCGTATTACAAATATGACTCTTTGGTGTAATCATATGCATCCCTCACATACTAAAGGATATAGATCACAACATATTACTATCCGTCAACCTAATTACCATGCTcatgttttttgtatatttttttgcCGTAGACCATGTCCAACTGGACTCTCTAAAAATGCTCATCTACACCAACCTCAAACAAGACATACACAGCGGAAGAATCTACCGAACTCCCCAAAGCAAAGTTTCCTGAACCAAAATAGGAAACTGATTCCTATGGGCAATGGGAATCATGGCAACCGCCATGTTCCTTTCAGCCATCATTAATCTCATAATCAAAAGTGTGCAACAAAGTACTGATCCAAGCCATCAACCTTCTCAGcccaaaaatcaagaaaaaatagagcaacaaagcaaacagaagccaCTCGGAACCTTCATCATAGTGGTGCTATTTGCGCCCATCATAGAAGAATGATTGTTTAGACGATTCATAATGAAAAGTCTCGGATTTAAATGATGAAGTGTTCTAATAAGCGGTCTAAGTTTCGGTCTAGTTCACGTTCACGAGGGAGAAAAACTATTGAACATCTTCCCCTACATGATTCCTGGAATTGTCTTTGCTGGATCAATGTTCATCAGTAAAAACATATGGCATCCCACATTAGCACACTCCATCTATAACCTTACGGTTATGATGCACCTAATAGTTAAGGAAGCTAACCTAGGTTAGCAGACGGACCACACACTAAACAGCAAACCACTGCGCGTAATGAATGGTGTTGGATGATAGCTTTAAATAATCCTTGGAATTAATGATTAGTATGAATGAATATCTTAGTCATAGCATCCGTCCATTTCCTGATCGGAAAACCTACCACACAGGTTAAGTTTATTGTTACTGTCGGCGACACTTAACACATGTTTAAAGTGACGATATTTTTCATTTCCCACGTCAATCAATTGATTATGATAGCTGGCATTCATACCGAATAATTTATCTCCTGAAGATACCCAGAATATGGACAAAACATCACCGGTTGCCTTAACGCTCCTATTGGAATGCAATctattgatgatttttttattccCATCATCTGTATCAAACTCCTGCACAATTCCATCATCATACATAAAACACAGCCTATCCCCATAGAAGTCAGTGTCAGCCCACCTCACTGGCACATCATAAGGCACGTACATTAGTCTAGTCCACCTCGAGTTTATATCCTGAATGCTGCTGAAGCCCAATTCATTCATGGTTTGAAGATCAAACTTTTGATGTGTGCCTAACCAACGATTTTTGTGTGATGGATGAGAATTAGGAACAGGTGCAGAAATAAGACATATTCGACTTTCGTTCCGGGCCTTTAGAACGAAGGCCAATTCATCCACTAGAGGTCTAGAATTCCTATCGAAAGGCTGTCATTTAGGCATGCTAGTGGCCAATTTACCTTCTCACTTAACATACTTCAATCTGTTCATTTGCACCCTTTTGGCCTTTCCATGTTTAGttacaaaaatcaagaaaaaactGGAATTATTGTAATCCGAACTACTAGTCCTAATCATGGACACAATCTCCTCCTGGTGACGCTTGATTTTCCAGAACAATTTACCTAAAAAATGTCCATAAAATTCAGGCTCATCCCTAAATTCAAATTGGGCAGCTGTAGCCCTATAGACTTTGCCCAAGCTTGTAAAGAACAATATGTAATCATCGCGCCTACAGAAAATGATTTGCTTAATGGAGTCCCCAATCCTGATTCTGAAAATTGGAGCCAGATTCTCTTTGGTTTCCTGATGCTGTGTTTTATTAGGCGATCAAGGTATAGCTGTTAAATAGGAGTTTTTGGTCAGTATAAGAATCATGAATTAAAGGATTCAACATGCAATGAATACTAATACCCAATGCACTATTGAACTCAACAAACAATAACTAGTCGTCGTCTCCTGAAATCTCTCTAATGGACAATTGGGAACAAAAGATTAACTTATTGCTGTCTCCTTCCATATCAAACATTCCTTGAGTAACTCCATATGCATCCTCCCTAACTTCAATTAATCTGGTTTTAAACTGTGAATTCATACCCAATAGTTCATCTCCTTTATCAACCCAGAAAGCCGCAAAGCAATTACCTCTTGTGTTGGCACTACCACTAAAGCTACTCAAAAGCCTTCCGGACCTATTAGATCctcttctcattatttttaatctttcatcATCTCTTTTGGCCTCTCTAATCCTTCCATCCTTATAAAGAAGAACAAATCTGTCTCCGTAAAAATCCGTTGCCGCACACTGAATGTGTCTACCGTccttcatatacatacacttagCTCATCTAGAAGCATTACCAGAAGATGTCAATTCAAGATCACTCATGGAGTAAACTACAAACCTATTAATCAACTCATCTGCTTTTTTTGGATTAGAAACAGGGGAGGAAATCAAACAAATGCGACTGTCATTTCTGGATTTAAGAACGAACACAAGTTCATCTGAAGGAAGAGAATCCCCTTCGCTTCGCTTTGGAATTTTGATCGCTATCTTTCCACTAGATCGAACATATTTAAACCGGCTAAATCTCACCTTTCTAATCCGTCCATACTTTGTCACAAACACCAAGAAGAAGTTCGGATCATCATAGTCCTCCTTTCTCGCCCTGATCATATATACGATCTCCTCCTTGCGATTCTTAATTTCCGGAAAGAACTTGTACAACAGAGATCCGTGATGATTCATGCCATCGCTAAGATCGAATTGCCCCGCCTTCTTCTTATAAATCCGACCGGAGCTGGTGAAGAAAAGAATGTCATCTTTACCATGGCAAAAGGTCATGTAACGAATCGCATCCTTCTCCTTCAACTTGGGTTCAGGAACATTCACCCTCTTGAGATTCTGGTTGTACTTCTTGTCACACTCGGATCATGGAATCTGAGTCAAATAGGAGTTCTTGGTCAGAATCAAAACCATGCTTTCGTAATTCTGAGTATCCTCGTGGGAAATCTCTCCCGTTCCCTCCAGAAGATCTGTTCTTCTTTCGTCCTGATATGTCTCCTTAATGTTGGTCAATCTTTTAATCAATTCCTCCTTTTGTGCCTCTTCACTGGCAAGAAGGGCAACATTAAAGTccctctcttccattttctcctttttctcagaCTCCATGTCGGCTATGGAAAGTTTTTTCAATCGTCCAATTTTCAAATCAAAAATATCCCTAACCTGAGCCTCATCAAGTTGATATCTGGACATCATGTCATGTTCGGGAGTATCCGAGGTGGTGATGATGTGAATAGCCTCCATAATGTCGGCCACAACCCTCAATCTACCCTCAAGGATATGGATTCTCTTCTCAAGAACCTTTATACGGTAAGCGGCTCGATTTCTGAGTATATCCCTCTGATGCTCAACATACAAACTTAGAAGATCAAGAACCGAAAGTCTTTTCGGTTCCTTATTCACAAGAACAACAGGATTTGCCGCATAGGAAATCTGAAGTGAAGTGTGTTTGTATAGATTATTAAGCACCACATCCCCAGGACAACCCCTATATTCAATTACAACCCTAATACCTTCTATGCTAGATTCATCTCTGATAGCTGTTATATAGTCATGGAACACACGAACAAACTTCCTGTATTTACCCTTCTTGGCTTTCTCATCCTTTCTATAGTTAACTATCTGGGAAATAATTGCCGACTTCTTAACTCCATATGGAATCTCAGTAATAATGATCTTTCCCTTCTTCTCGCCCTCCTGTTCCAACACCACTTTACCCCTAATCCTAAAACTCTTCTTCCTACTCCCAGATACGTCATATCCAAAGTATCTCTTCACCCCATCTTGGTTAAGAACTGAACCTCCGGTTGGAAAATCCGGTCCTTTAATATACTGATGCATCTCTTCCACAGTAAGATTAGGGTTATTAATCAATGCAATGGACGCTTCCAAAACCTCCGAAAGGTTGTGTGGAGGAATCTTAGTAGCCAAACCAACAGCAATACCTTCACTACCATTAACAAGAACATTGGGTATTAGTGTAGGAAGATAAGCCGGTTCCTTCTTGGACTGGTCATAGTTGTCATGCATTTCCACCCAGTCCTCATCAAGCCCCTCCACAAACTGAGAGGATATCTTGCTCAATCTGGCCTCTGTATAACGCATAGCAGCCGGAGAATCACCATCTATGGAACCGAAATTACCTTGTCCATCTATAAGTGGATATCTCATGCTGAAGTCCTGAGACATTCGAACAAGGGCATCATAGATAGACATATCACCATGAGGGTGATAAGACCCCATAACGGAACCTACAATTGCCGCAGattttttatatcttttgtcGTGGGTTAACCCATCTTTGTTGGCCGCAAAGATAATTCTTCTATGTACGGGTTTAAGTCCGTCCCTGTAGTCAGGAAGAGCTCGTGATTTGATCACGGACATGGAGTACTCCAAGAAAGAGCCTTCCATCTCTTCAGTAAGGTGCTTGTCAACGACCTTATCCGAAGACACGTCATTAAGTATTTTGGATACCCTTTCCCTGATCTTACTAGACATCTATCATTTTGGCTCTGGCATAATTCTGCTCAATAAATGCCAATCGAGGCCTGGAATCATCCCCCATAAAGTCCTCAAAAATCTTATTTTGAGCTTCTCTTTCCTGATCCAACTCAACCCTCAATAATGTTCTTTTGGTTGGGTCCATAGTTGTTTCTCTAAGTTGCGATGGAGACATCTCCCCCAGACCTTTAAACCTACTGATCTCCCAACCCTTTCTGCCCTCCTTAAGAAAATTAtctttatcttcttcctccttaaaGTACTTCACGTCTCCCTTATTATTGGATGCCTTATAAAGAGGTGGTTGCGCCACATACACTCTACCCTTCTCTATCAACTCATACATAAATCTATATATGAACGTAAGGATAAGGGTTCTGATGTGGGACCCATCAACATCAGCGTCGGTCATGATAATAATCTTGTTGTACTTCATTTTGGAAAAGTCAAAAGTAGAGTTACCATAGTCATATCCACATCCTATAGAAGAAATAAGACTTTTGATCTCCGAGTTTTCGAAGAACTTACTTTTATTCTTTGCCTTCCAGACATTCATCAACTTACCCTTAATTGGAAGAATTGCCTGATAGTCTCTGTCCCTTGCGCCTTTGGCGGAACCACCCGCCGAATCACCCTCTACTATGTACAACTCAGAAACTTCACTGTCCCTAAGGGCACAATCTGCCAACTTATCAGCATAGTTGATGATGTCATCACCTCTAAACTCCTTGGATGCCTTCTTAGTTTCTTCAATCTTCAGCCTTGTGTGAACGGATTCTTTAACCCTCACCAACACGGCCATCATCTGCTCATAATTCTCTTCGAAAAAATAATGGAGTTGCGTTCTAGTCACATCGGATATAAAGCTCTTTATCTCGGTGTTACTCAAAACATTCTTAGTTTGTCCCGAATATTCTGGATTCGAATACTTTAGGGAAACAATAGCAATCAAAGCATTTTCTATGTCAGCCTTCTCTATAATCTCCTGATGTTTAACCACCCTATTAGCAACTGCTTTCTCCCTAATACATTCCAAAATACCAGTCTTGAAGGCTTCCATGTGGGTACCTCCAGAAACAGTATCGATATTGTTACAGAAGGATTTAAGACCTGAAAAATTCTCATCGCAATACTGGAAAGCACATGCTATCTCTATTTTGTTTCGCTGGTCAGACTTTCTCCTGTCCTTAACATCCCCGGAATGCACAAAATCAACAATGTCCGAAATAGGAGTCTTATCTCCTCTAATGTGATCCACAAAGGCTCGCATTCCTTGTTCATAATGAAAATCCTCTGTGGTACCTGCAATTTCATTTACAAATCGAAAAGTCGTATTAGAGTTTAGATAGGCCAGTGTCTGAAACCTTTCCTTAATCAAAGACAAATCATATTGACCATCAACATCAAATATAGTAAAGTCTGGTTTTCAAGTTACGGTTGTTCCCGTCACCCCCTCATCCACATCCCCCACAATGTGTGGCTCCTGTTCAACCTGCCCTCCATTTCTAAATCTAACTTCATGTTTCTTGCCATCCCGACAAACCTCAACATGCATGAATTCAGAAAGAGCATTAACACAAGTTGAACCCACTCCGTGAAGACCCCCAGAAGTTTTGTAGGATGCATTGTCAAACTTACCACCGGCATGAAGAAGAGTAAATACAACCAACAAGTTGGATGTACCAGTAGACGGATTAATCCCTACAGGAATTCCTCTACCATTGTCACTAATACTAATGACATGATCCTTCTTGAGGGTTAAGGTCACCAGATTAGCATATCCAGCCTGAACCTCATCAACGGAGTTATCAAGTATCTCCCATATCAAATGATGCAGGCCACGAACATCCGTGGACCCAATATACATTCCGGGACGAGTCCTTACTGCCTCCAGACCCTCCAAAACCTTAATGGAGGAATCGTCGTAAAGTTTCTTTATGTCCTGATCGTTACtcactcttttcttttaagaaaataccCTTCTTAGTTGTGAAAAACAATAATGAATCGGTAATGCTCTGAAATCCCACACCCGACTCCTTAAATCCACCAAAAGGAAGACAATCCGGAGACCTAGCTGGCGCAGAATTTATGTTAACCCTACCAAACTCTAATTTTAACGCAAAAGAAGCCATATGGTCGGTATCATCTCCAAATATAGAAGCCTGCAACCCATATCTAGAATCGTTGCAAAATGCTACTATTTCCTCTTCGTGTTCATAAAAACTAATGGCTAAAACAGGACCAAACACTTCCTCAGAATATATGATCATATCCTTTCTAACGTCCATAAAAACCACAGGGCTAACATAATTCCCATTCCTCATAAACTCCTTCCCTACCCTAACCGCTCCCTTAGACATCGCATCTTCATAACACTGACTCACCCTATTAGCCGAAGATTCATTTATTAAGGGTTCCTCCAACTTCAAGTCCTCCAAGGCTTTTTGAAGTTTGTCGATGAACTTAGACCTTAAACTTCCATGCACAAGAACTCTCTTTATGGAGGTACACCTCTGTCCCGAGAAGGAAAAAGCTCCTTTCATTATTTCCCCAACAGCCAAATCCAAATCTGCTTTGGGCATAACAACTGCTGGGTTATGCCCTCCCATCTCCAACTGTATAGGAATGCCCGAAGGAAGAACTTTTGTTATAGACCTTCCCACTGAAGAACTTCCTGTAAATGAAAAGGCATGAATTTCTTTCTCCTTGCCAAACCAATCCCCTATCTTTGAACCCTTGCCTATCAAATAATTAAAGGATCCGGGAGTAATTAGAAATCCATCAACAGTTACTTCATTTATCAACTTAGCAACATATCATCCACTCATAGTACCCTGAGTGGCCGACTTATGAACCACACAGTTTCCGGTCAACAATGCCGGAACAACCTTAGTAATCATAAGATTCACAGGATAATTGAAAGGAGAAATGGTTAAGACCACCCCCAGAGGGCATCTAACATATGTGGCATGGGTTTTTGGAGGCATAAGTACACTGTTGTCGTGGTTATACTCGTCTAATTTCTCCATCATGTCCGAATAGGCATGAGCACTTTCAACGATATATTCGTAAGATCTTTGTACCTCGTCAAACGCAGCTTTATAGCTTTTTCCCGTTTCCTTATGAACGATCTGGGATAGGATTGAAGAGTGTTCTCTTAGTTTGGAAGCGAAGGCCAAAATAAATTTCACTCTGGTCTGATAGTCCACCTGACTCCAGTTATCAAATGCCATATTGGCAGACAAAAAAGCCGAAGAAACCTCAGTACTGGAAAGAGTTTTAGATTCTCCTAGTTTCTTTCCGTCTATTGGACTAGTAAAAATCATGGTCTCATCGGACCCTTCTACCTCCTTTCCTCCGATGAAAGACACCGGTCTATGTATCACCTCTGACATGACTTAAAATctgaataaattctattattTACGCCTCTATCATGGTAAAGGTAATATCCATATACAACAGGTTCGAAGGAAATTATCTAAACCGAGACGAACACAACGAAAATAGAGAGATAAGATTTCCCGGCTTCACCCGTTTAGGCTTTGAACTAAACGGAATATTCATGAACCAAGAAATACTTGCAGTAGTATGctggggaaaacaggaaagtgaATTCCTGAATACTCTCAGTGAAGAACAACAGATAAAGACTCTAGGGGATATACTTGCAAAGAATCCTCCCCTTTTCCTACTGAGTAAAAGCTTCCAGCATTGCCAAAAGCTACTTCAGATTAATAAATTAACAAACCAGAATCAATCAGCAATAATACAGACAAATCTAAAGACAGCCGAAATTTATACCCTAATAGGGAGTTGAATGACCAAATCTCTGGCCACATGAACCACAATACATGGAACGGTACTGAAAATATGAGGAGAAGGGGTTTTGATAATAGGGGATCCTGGGGTAGGTAAGTCCGAAACGGCCATGGAACTAATCAAATTCAATCATCTATTTCTAGGAGATGATGCCATAGGTGTGGCTCGTTTAGGAAACATAATCATGGCCAAACCCAATCAACTAACAAAAGACTTCATACACTTGAGGGGCCTTGGAATATTGAACATCAAGGAAATGTTTGGTGGTGCAAAAATTATCAAAGAGACAGAATTATCCATGGTAGTGAAGCTCAAGAGAATGGATCATGATGACCCCAACAATCCGGAATTCGAAAATCTGGGAGACAGATCCACTTATCACGAAATACTAGGAGTAAAAGTTCCAATGTATACTCTTCCGGTTACCTTCGGAAGAAATATGGCTGATCTGATAGAGCTATCGGTGATagatatgaaactgaaaagacaaGGCTATAACTCGATCGAAGACATAAACAACAGACTTCTAAATAGATCTATCAAGAATGATTCTAGTCTAGAGTAGAGGTTCAGGCAGACACAATCTGTTTAAGATCAAACTCCTCCAAGTCATTCAATGTTTCCCCAGTTCCCATAAGCTTTACGGGAACGTTAAATCTGTGCTTTATGGCAAAAATCATTCCACCTCTAGACATCTGGTCCATCTTACTTAGAATGATTCCGGTGATGTGGGCATAATTTAAGAACTGCTCAGCATGGAATATGCTGGTTTGTCCAATAGTAGaatccatgaccaaaagcacctCATGGGGATAATCCTCCCCGAATTTACCAATGGTCTTATGAACTTTATTCAACTCATTCAATAGATTCTGATTGTTATGTTGTTTTCCGGACGTGTCGATTATTATCAGATCATAAGGATTCTTTTGGTTACTCTGGAAAGCTCTATAGATTAAAGCCGAAGGATCCTCCTTGTGTTTTAGAGGGAGAAAAATATCTATTCCTAGTCTTTTAGCCCAAATGTCCAACTGTTCAACCGCACCCGCTCTAAAGGTATCTCCAGCCACTATCATTGTCCTGTAGCCCCCATCCTTAAAGTGGGATGCCAATTTGGCGATACTAGTGGTTTTTCCCGAACCGTTAGCTCCAACCATAAGAAGAACATTGGTTCTGCCTTTCTGAATGTTCAATTCAGTATTGTTATCTCCATAAAACTTAAGGAGACTTTCGGAAAACGACTTCTTCAAAGAATCCATAGTCTTGTCGGTCTTGGAGAATCCAAAGGAAATATCTTTGGATAGCTTTTCCGATAAAGCAGGACCGAAATCAAGACCAAGAAGCGCCTCCTCTATCTGTTCCTGCACATCATGATCTATTCGTATCTTCTGAAAGATGTTCTTAAAGAAGGCAATATTCCGGGCGAAGAGTTTTTTACCTAAAGAAAGATGCGAATCGTCAAAGACCTGTCGGCTAAGCGCTTGATTTCTATTCCTAAGGGATTCGGTTAATGTCTGTTTCTTGCGCTTAAAAATGCTTCACCTCATCTATAAAATTTGATCGCTGGAAAATCTCACAAAAAAAGGCTTCTCCAATGGTGTCAAAGTCTTGTTCTGAAAGTTAACCGACTTCTTAAAGAACGGAATAGTCATTCTCTTATTCTTCATATCCAAAACGTCTAGGATGACCGGAGCTGTATCTATCAGTATTGGCTTAAGCACTCAAGTACCCACACAAAGTATTCGATAAACAAGTCCAACCAAAGCCCTAAGTAAAGGATCCTCAGGATCAAGATCTCAAGGTTTATTCTTATCAATCAATTTGCCGGCGGACCTGAACATGTCAAATATCTTCTCTATCACCAAAAATGGACTGTTTTGCAGAACGAGATTCTCATAGTCAGTGTCCAAAAAAGATTTGAACTGCATATTCAACTGATCCAGCTCAATGAAATTCTCAACCTGATAATCGTTAGGAATAACCAAATTAAACTTCCTCCCCACTATTCCATAGAATCGAGAAATTAGGTTCCCATAAGTATTGGCTAAATACCCATTGTAGACCTCATATATGTCCATGACTCCCACCTGATTATCTCTAAAACAATTGAATTTCATAAGATAGAAACGAATTGCATCCCTAGGGAAAATATCCAGAAGCTCAATAGGATCTATTACATTCTTCTTAGACTTAGACATCTTCTCGTCATTGAAGAGTAATCATCCGTGCACCAATAAAGTGTCAAACATCCTAAGATTAAGGTTTTTCAGCATGATTGGCCAGTAAATGCTATGGAACCTACAGATCTCCTTACCAATAATTTGAA from Rattus rattus isolate New Zealand unplaced genomic scaffold, Rrattus_CSIRO_v1 PGA_scaffold_52, whole genome shotgun sequence includes:
- the LOC116889694 gene encoding DNA gyrase subunit A-like; amino-acid sequence: MEGSFLEYSMSVIKSRALPDYRDGLKPVHRRIIFAANKDGLTHDKRYKKSAAIVGSVMGSYHPHGDMSIYDALVRMSQDFSMRYPLIDGQGNFGSIDGDSPAAMRYTEARLSKISSQFVEGLDEDWVEMHDNYDQSKKEPAYLPTLIPNVLVNGSEGIAVGLATKIPPHNLSEVLEASIALINNPNLTVEEMHQYIKGPDFPTGGSVLNQDGVKRYFGYDVSGSRKKSFRIRGKVVLEQEGEKKGKIIITEIPYGVKKSAIISQIVNYRKDEKAKKGKYRKFVRVFHDYITAIRDESSIEGIRVVIEYRGCPGDVVLNNLYKHTSLQISYAANPVVLVNKEPKRLSVLDLLSLYVEHQRDILRNRAAYRIKVLEKRIHILEGRLRVVADIMEAIHIITTSDTPEHDMMSRYQLDEAQVRDIFDLKIGRLKKLSIADMESEKKEKMEERDFNVALLASEEAQKEELIKRLTNIKETYQDERRTDLLEGTGEISHEDTQNYESMVLILTKNSYLTQIP
- the LOC116889695 gene encoding signal recognition particle receptor FtsY-like; the protein is MSKSKKNVIDPIELLDIFPRDAIRFYLMKFNCFRDNQVGVMDIYEVYNGYLANTYGNLISRFYGIVGRKFNLVIPNDYQVENFIELDQLNMQFKSFLDTDYENLVLQNSPFLVIEKIFDMFRSAGKKLFARNIAFFKNIFQKIRIDHDVQEQIEEALLGLDFGPALSEKLSKDISFGFSKTDKTMDSLKKSFSESLLKFYGDNNTELNIQKGRTNVLLMVGANGSGKTTSIAKLASHFKDGGYRTMIVAGDTFRAGAVEQLDIWAKRLGIDIFLPLKHKEDPSALIYRAFQSNQKNPYDLIIIDTSGKQHNNQNLLNELNKVHKTIGKFGEDYPHEVLLVMDSTIGQTSIFHAEQFLNYAHITGIILSKMDQMSRGGMIFAIKHRFNVPVKLMGTGETLNDLEEFDLKQIVSA